In Bradyrhizobium guangdongense, the sequence CAGCCTTCACACCCTCCAGAAAGACGTGATTGTAGGGCGCACAACGCGCACTGCCGCAGACCACCGCCGCACGCGCGACCATCTCTGGATGCAGCGCAGCCCAGTGATAGGCCTGCATGCCGCCCATCGACCAGCCATAGACCAGCGCGAGTTTTGTAACGCCGAAGCGCTCGGCCAGCAGCCGCTGCTGGACCGCAATCGCGTCGTGGTAGGTGAGCTCCGGAAACGGTGCCCCGCCGGAATTTGACGGTGAGGACGACAGGCCGTTGCCGAACAGGTTCGGGATGATGATGAAATAGTTGGTGGGGTCGAGCACGCCCTCGGGGCCGATCAGCCACTCAGTGTCGAAGTGCTGCGCGCTGAACGAGGTGGGATAGAGGATGACGTTGTCCTTGGCCGCATTCAGCGAGCCGTAGGTCTTGTAGGCGAGGTTCATCGCAGGGAAGACAGCGCCCGATTGCAGCGTGACGTCACCGGCTTCAAATATCTCGTAGTCGCGCTGCCCGGTCATGCGTCCAACTCCCGTTCACGGGCCCACCGCAACAGCAATGCATTGATCGTGCCGGACCGAAAAACGCATCGTTGCGCCGCGCCTCAATAACTGTACTTATAGTACAATAATAGATCAAGGCAAACAGAATTCTGGCTGCCGCCCGGCTCAAGCGATGGCGGCGATGTATCGCTCCACTGATAAAGCGAAGGCCGTCTTGGCGCCTGAAGCAATGTTGCGCCCCCACCAGGCGCCGTAGATGCGGTCGAAGGCCAGCGGCTCGACGGCCGCAGCGATGCGCCGTACCGCGGCGGCATTGAGCGGCATGTAATTCGGATAAGAATACATGAAGCTGACGAACCTGCGGTCCATCGTCACCTGCGCGATGTCGCCGGTCAGCAGCGCGCCTTTGCCGTCGGCGCCGCGCGCATGGTGCAGCATGGTCGCGCCCGCGAAATGGCCGCCGGTATGCAGCAGCATGACATCGTCCGAGATGCGATGCTGATCGCCGCTCCAGTGCACGATCGAGGGATGCGGACGCGTCACCCATCGGCGGTCATCGGCATGAAGATACACCGGGACGCCGCCAAAGGCCTCACTCCAGTCCGCAAGCGCGCCATAATAATGCGGGTGCGAGATTGCGATCGCCGTCAACCCGCCGAGCGATCTGACATGCGCGACCGCCTCCGATGTCGCCAGCGGAATGCAATCCCACATCACCCATCCCGCGCCATCGCCAACCAGCAGCGCGCGCTGGCCGATGGCAAAGCTCGGCTCGAGCGCGATGCCCTTGAGGCCGAGATCGTCGCGCCAGACGAGGCGGTGACGCTCGGCGAGCGTCTCGCGCGCGAGGAAGGTCTGCCCTTTCCAATTCACGTATTGCCGCTCGTCCTCGCAGATCGGACAGGATGTGGGCGGCTTTCCGCTATCCGGGAATTGGGCGCCGCAGGTTTCGCAGGTCCAGAGAGGCATCGCTGTGATCCGAAAGATGGAGCTTGGTGTAAGAGGTGACATCCCAATCATCGAGCCGCAAGGGCCAAGGAACCATCGCGATTAACGCAGGTTACTTTCGGGTCCGCCCCGGCGCAAATCGCCGGTCCCGTCAGGCAGCTCGCATGAGATCACATGCGAACTGAAGCATCACATTTAGCGTATCGATGACATCGCGCCCCTCCCGCATCTGGCCTCTGTTCGCCGTCAACTTCTTCATGGCGGACATGCAGTCCGGTATCGGGCCG encodes:
- a CDS encoding alpha/beta fold hydrolase; this translates as MTGQRDYEIFEAGDVTLQSGAVFPAMNLAYKTYGSLNAAKDNVILYPTSFSAQHFDTEWLIGPEGVLDPTNYFIIIPNLFGNGLSSSPSNSGGAPFPELTYHDAIAVQQRLLAERFGVTKLALVYGWSMGGMQAYHWAALHPEMVARAAVVCGSARCAPYNHVFLEGVKAALTGDPAFRDGRFVEKPVAGYRAMGRVYAGWAMSHGFYRDELWREAGFTSLEDYLVRNWDTTFARRDGNDLLAQVGIWQRGDISRCTTFGGNLDRALGAIKAHMLLMPGATDRYFDVRDNEDELARLVNAKSAVLHPIPSPHGHRAGNPISNPRDKAFLKAEIAALLAK
- a CDS encoding MBL fold metallo-hydrolase, translating into MPLWTCETCGAQFPDSGKPPTSCPICEDERQYVNWKGQTFLARETLAERHRLVWRDDLGLKGIALEPSFAIGQRALLVGDGAGWVMWDCIPLATSEAVAHVRSLGGLTAIAISHPHYYGALADWSEAFGGVPVYLHADDRRWVTRPHPSIVHWSGDQHRISDDVMLLHTGGHFAGATMLHHARGADGKGALLTGDIAQVTMDRRFVSFMYSYPNYMPLNAAAVRRIAAAVEPLAFDRIYGAWWGRNIASGAKTAFALSVERYIAAIA